One window of the Eucalyptus grandis isolate ANBG69807.140 chromosome 8, ASM1654582v1, whole genome shotgun sequence genome contains the following:
- the LOC120286808 gene encoding defensin-like protein 1, with protein sequence MEKSKMRCVGLFLMLLLVLAAQEAEGRMCESQSHGFHGSCVSGHNCALVCRNEGFSGGRCRGFRRRCFCTKLC encoded by the exons ATGGAGAAGAGCAAGATGAGATGCGTGGGGCTTTTCCTGATGCTGCTCCTCGTCCTCGCTGCCC AGGAGGCGGAGGGGAGGATGTGCGAGTCCCAGAGCCACGGCTTCCACGGGTCTTGCGTCAGCGGCCACAACTGCGCCCTGGTCTGCCGCAACGAGGGCTTCTCTGGCGGCCGTTGCCGTGGCTTCCGGCGCCGCTGCTTCTGCACCAAGCTCTGTTGA
- the LOC120286807 gene encoding defensin-like protein 1: MEKSKMRCMGLFLMVLLVLAAQEAEGRVCESQSHGFKGACASNHNCALVCRNEGFSGGRCRGFRHRCFCTKLC; the protein is encoded by the exons ATGGAGAAGAGCAAGATGAGATGCATGGGGCTTTTCCTGATGGTGCTCCTCGTCCTCGCTGCCC AGGAGGCGGAGGGGAGGGTGTGCGAGTCCCAGAGCCACGGCTTCAAGGGGGCTTGCGCCAGCAACCACAACTGCGCCCTGGTCTGCCGCAACGAGGGCTTCTCCGGCGGCCGTTGCCGTGGATTCCGGCACCGCTGCTTCTGCACCAAGCTTTGTTGA